Within the Nocardioides aurantiacus genome, the region TGCAATGTCAGCCCTTACCTCCTTGCGTTCGTGGGCCAGAACGAGTCCGGCAAGTCTTCTGTGCTTACCGGGCTGGAGTGGCTCAGTGAGGACGACGAAACCCCTCTGTCGAGCCTCGACAAGTCGCGCGTGAAGCGGAAGGACGCCGGATGGATTGTGGGAGCTGAGTTCGTCCTCGGCGACGATGAGTTAGAAATTCTGGAGCCTCTCGGCTTCGACCACACGCCCACCGGTGTCAGCCTGTTCAAGCAGGCGAACGGATCGCTAACTATGGTGTTCGACAACCCTCGCCGGCCGAAGCGTGACCCAGCTCCCTTCCTGGAAGCGGCTGAGGGGCTGAGGCGTGCGCGAGAGCGGCTTGCTAAGCAAATCTCAGCTACAGACGCGCAGTACAGCGACGAGAAGCGCCAGGATGGTCCCACTACGTGGATTGATCGGATCGCAGAGCGGCTGGATGCTCCTGACAGTGAGTGGGATTCCGACGATCAGGCGGCGACCGAAGCGCTGCACGACTGGCTTGCAGAGACGCCCGCGGGCAGGAAGAACCCCCGCGATTCGAAGGCAGCCAGCCTCATTCGTTCCGCCGCCATGATCGGCAGCCGCGAACACCCGAACGATGTAGGGATCGACTTGCTGCGCGAGCGAGTACCTGCCTTCTTGCTCTTCCGCGAGGACGACCGGATCCTGCCAACGGTTACACCAGTTGACCGACAGAGCCGCTCGCACATGCCGTCGGCGGTTGCGAACCTTCTCGCGGTCGCCGGGGTCGACATCACCGCGGTTTGGAGGGCCCACTCCGACCAGGACTCAGGTGAGAAGAAGACGCTGCTGGACCTTGGCAACCGACGACTCGACTCGTTCTTCGGACAGGCGTGGAACCAGTCCAACATCTCCGTGAACATCGATGTCGACGAGACAGGGCTGCGCACCCATGTCGTCGACATGGACACGAGGCGCTTCACGAGGATCGAGGAGCGCAGCGAAGGTCTACGCGCGTTTGTGACGCTGGCTCTGTTTCTCGGATCGCAAGCGTTGGAGATCCCTCCGATCCTCCTTATCGACGAGGCCGAACTGCACCTTCACTCAGACGCCCAGGCCGACCTGGTGGGCGGACTTCTAAAGCAGATCAACGCGACTCAGGTCTGGTACACGACGCACTCGCCCGCGTGCCTACCCAGCGACCTTGGCACCGGTATCCGCCTGCTCGAACGGCACGACGAGAAGAGCGAGATCAAGACTCATTTCTGGACTAACAATGAGCCTGGTTTTGGGCCGCTCCTCTACGCCATGGGGGCGGGCGCTGCCGCCTTCTCGCGGTGTCGCCGGGCTGTGCTCGGCGAAGGAGCGTCCGAGATGATCCTGCTGCCAACCCTCATTCGAGCCGCGACCGGGTTAGATGACCTCGCCTATCAGGTGGCACCAGGGCTTTCGCACGCCCAAGGCCACGGCTTTGATGTCGAAGAGGTGGCTGCGCGGGTCATTTACCTGACTGACGGCGACAAGGCGGGGTCTGCCTACCTGACCGTCCTGCGGGCTCGCGACGTTCCCGAGGCCCGCCTCAAGTCGTTGCCAAGGGGCACCTCAATCGAGGACCTGCTCGACCGCGACTTTCTCCTGGAGGTCATCGACGCCGTGCTTCCACTTGGCGCACCGCGTCCAACAGCCCGAGCCTTCAAGGCATCCCAAACGGCAGGGCGCTCCATCACACAGTGGTCGAAGGCCAACCACGTTGCGCTTGGCAAGGTAGCGATTGCCTATGAGGTGGTGGGTCGCGCTCCCGACATCCGACTTGCTCCGGGAGCTCCCGAGACGTTGCAAGCCCTGCACGCTGAGTTCATGGATGCGTTCGAGGCTGGCGAACGAACCAGTTGAGCCCGGCGGGTCCGAGGCCCCACGTCCGCTCGATGGTCCGCGTCCAGTACTTGCCGCGCGCGTCATTTCACCGCGTGGGTGACGCGCTCTGTAGCGTTCCGCCGACCAAACATCTGCGCCGTGGACATCAGTCGACCCATACAAGTCGAAGCGGGTAAGCCGTCCGCATAGGCGGGTAGCCAGTGAACATCCAGCGGAAGTAGTCCTCCTCTGTTGCGACCTCGACCACCGGACCGTCTTCCTGCATCAATACCTCGCTGAGTGCGCGGACGTCGTAGACGAACCCGTCGGGCAGCGACAGGATCACACGCCTCCCACGCAACGTTCTTGCCTCTGCGGCTGGACGCGGCGCACGGGCCGGTGGGCGGCCGAAGTAGGGCAGCTGTTCGTCGCTCACGACGTCCGCCCCAGACCGACTCGGGCGACCACGAGCGGGTGGTCGCTGACCTGGCTGCGACTCGTAGCCCAGTCGACCGTGTAGCCGAGCCAGCGCGCATGTCGGTTGCCGAAGATCCAGTCGATGCCTAGACGCTTGGGCAGCCGACACTCTGTGGCATGCGAACCACCTGCCGGCGTCGACAGCACCTGCCCCTTCGTCAGGCCGCAGAACGCCGGGATGCGTTCGTTCATGTCTCCCAAGAGAAACGCCGGCACGTCGTACCGGTCAGTGACGGCTCGCATGGTGGCGAGCTCGCGCCGTACGGCCTCGGCCCGGTGGCGAGGCGCGGCAGGGCCGCCGATGCTCGCGGCGTTGTGCACGCTGAAGAAGATGGCCTCTTGGCCCGATGCGACATGACGCAAGCGCAC harbors:
- a CDS encoding AAA family ATPase, translating into MRCRRIMFEGYKRLADTSCNVSPYLLAFVGQNESGKSSVLTGLEWLSEDDETPLSSLDKSRVKRKDAGWIVGAEFVLGDDELEILEPLGFDHTPTGVSLFKQANGSLTMVFDNPRRPKRDPAPFLEAAEGLRRARERLAKQISATDAQYSDEKRQDGPTTWIDRIAERLDAPDSEWDSDDQAATEALHDWLAETPAGRKNPRDSKAASLIRSAAMIGSREHPNDVGIDLLRERVPAFLLFREDDRILPTVTPVDRQSRSHMPSAVANLLAVAGVDITAVWRAHSDQDSGEKKTLLDLGNRRLDSFFGQAWNQSNISVNIDVDETGLRTHVVDMDTRRFTRIEERSEGLRAFVTLALFLGSQALEIPPILLIDEAELHLHSDAQADLVGGLLKQINATQVWYTTHSPACLPSDLGTGIRLLERHDEKSEIKTHFWTNNEPGFGPLLYAMGAGAAAFSRCRRAVLGEGASEMILLPTLIRAATGLDDLAYQVAPGLSHAQGHGFDVEEVAARVIYLTDGDKAGSAYLTVLRARDVPEARLKSLPRGTSIEDLLDRDFLLEVIDAVLPLGAPRPTARAFKASQTAGRSITQWSKANHVALGKVAIAYEVVGRAPDIRLAPGAPETLQALHAEFMDAFEAGERTS